In one Pseudomonas purpurea genomic region, the following are encoded:
- a CDS encoding glutamate-5-semialdehyde dehydrogenase, giving the protein MTESVLDYMTRLGRAAREASRVIGRASTAQKNRALLAAASALDAARVELAAANELDLAAGRANGLEPAMLERLALTPARIDGMIVGLRQVAALPDPVGAIRDMSYRPSGIQVGKMRVPLGVVGIIYESRPNVTIDAASLCLKSGNATILRGGSEAIHSNRAIAVCIQRGLAEAGLPAAVVQVVEVTDRAAVGALITMPEYVDVIVPRGGKGLIERVSRDARVPVIKHLDGICHVYVSAHAELPKAQRIAFNAKTYRYGICGAMETLLVDQAVARDFLPAMAEQFREKGVELRGCERTRAIIDAVAATEEDWNTEYLAPILSILVVDGLDQAIEHINHYGSHHTDSIVTEHQGEARRFVAEVDSSSVMINTPTCFADGFEYGLGAEIGISTDKLHARGPVGLEGLTCEKYIVVGDGQLRGQEPV; this is encoded by the coding sequence ATGACTGAGTCCGTTCTTGACTACATGACCCGCCTGGGTCGCGCTGCCCGCGAAGCTTCCCGCGTCATCGGCCGTGCCAGCACTGCGCAGAAAAACCGCGCCCTGCTGGCCGCCGCCAGCGCGCTGGACGCTGCTCGCGTCGAGTTGGCCGCCGCCAATGAACTGGACCTGGCCGCTGGCCGGGCCAATGGTCTTGAGCCGGCAATGCTCGAACGTCTGGCCCTGACCCCCGCACGCATCGACGGCATGATCGTCGGTTTGCGTCAGGTGGCGGCGCTGCCAGACCCGGTCGGTGCGATCCGCGACATGAGTTACCGGCCGTCGGGTATCCAGGTCGGCAAGATGCGCGTGCCGCTGGGCGTGGTCGGGATCATCTATGAGTCGCGGCCGAACGTGACCATCGACGCCGCGAGCCTGTGCCTGAAGTCGGGCAACGCGACCATCCTGCGTGGCGGTTCCGAAGCCATTCATTCCAACCGGGCCATCGCCGTGTGCATTCAGCGCGGTCTGGCCGAGGCCGGGTTGCCGGCCGCCGTGGTGCAGGTCGTCGAAGTGACGGACCGTGCCGCCGTTGGCGCGCTGATCACTATGCCCGAGTACGTCGACGTGATCGTACCGCGCGGCGGCAAGGGCCTGATCGAACGGGTCAGCCGCGACGCTCGCGTGCCGGTCATCAAGCACCTGGACGGCATCTGCCACGTGTATGTCAGTGCCCACGCCGAACTGCCGAAGGCCCAGCGCATCGCGTTCAACGCCAAGACTTACCGTTACGGCATCTGCGGCGCGATGGAAACCCTGCTGGTCGATCAGGCGGTTGCCAGGGACTTCCTGCCGGCAATGGCCGAACAGTTCCGCGAAAAAGGCGTTGAACTGCGTGGCTGCGAGCGGACCCGGGCGATCATCGACGCCGTGGCCGCAACCGAAGAAGACTGGAACACCGAGTACCTGGCGCCGATTCTCTCGATCCTTGTGGTCGACGGGCTGGACCAGGCCATTGAGCACATCAACCATTACGGCTCCCATCACACCGACTCGATCGTCACCGAACACCAGGGCGAAGCCCGGCGTTTCGTGGCTGAAGTCGATTCCAGTTCGGTGATGATCAACACCCCGACCTGCTTCGCCGATGGCTTTGAATACGGATTGGGTGCCGAGATTGGCATTTCTACTGA
- a CDS encoding DNA-3-methyladenine glycosylase, whose translation MSILTTAKLPKALPDRFFDRDAQRLARELLGKVIRHRVGDLWLSARIIETEAYYCEEKGSHASLGYTEKRKALFLDGGHIYMYYARGGDSLNFSAQGPGNAVLIKSAYPWVDELSGPASLAQMLLNNPDAAGRPRPSQKLCAGQTLLCKALGLKVPTWDAKRFDHEVLFVEDVGTPPTHIIQTTRLGIPHGRDEHLMYRFVDSTYAPFCTRNPLRRGQVEGRDYFVSP comes from the coding sequence ATGTCCATCCTGACCACCGCGAAGCTGCCAAAAGCCCTGCCCGACCGTTTTTTCGACCGTGATGCCCAGCGCCTTGCCCGTGAACTGCTGGGCAAAGTGATCCGCCACCGAGTGGGGGATCTGTGGCTGTCGGCGCGAATCATCGAGACCGAAGCCTATTACTGCGAAGAAAAAGGCAGCCACGCCTCCCTCGGCTACACAGAAAAGCGTAAGGCTTTGTTTCTGGATGGCGGCCACATCTATATGTACTACGCTCGTGGCGGTGATTCGCTGAACTTCAGCGCCCAGGGGCCTGGCAACGCGGTGCTGATCAAATCGGCTTATCCGTGGGTCGACGAGCTGTCCGGCCCGGCCAGCCTGGCGCAAATGCTGCTGAACAATCCCGATGCCGCCGGGCGCCCCCGCCCCTCGCAGAAACTCTGCGCCGGCCAGACGCTGCTGTGCAAGGCGCTGGGCCTCAAGGTCCCGACCTGGGACGCCAAACGCTTCGACCATGAAGTGCTGTTTGTCGAAGACGTTGGCACGCCACCGACCCATATCATCCAGACTACTCGCCTGGGCATCCCTCACGGACGCGACGAACACCTGATGTACCGCTTCGTCGACAGTACCTATGCGCCCTTCTGCACGCGCAACCCTTTGCGCCGTGGTCAGGTCGAAGGACGCGACTATTTTGTGTCTCCCTGA
- a CDS encoding bifunctional DedA family/phosphatase PAP2 family protein, which produces MGPWLDSVTGWLTVNPQWLAAAVFIVACVECLAIAGLIVPGTVLLFAVAVLAGSGALSLGETLLLGFLGGVLGDVVSYFLGRHFHQNIRRLPGLRHHPEWIGSAEAYFQRYGIASLLVGRFIGPLRPMLPMVAGMFDMPFPRFFAVSLLAGAGWSVAYLLPGWATGAAIRLPLPEGFWPQAGVVVGSLAVLIGLSINSSLRQHRKATLLIAGLSLAILTGLFLGYPHLSALDQGLMTLVQEHRSPMLDEIAVGVTQLGEFRNMLVISAALTILLLVTKQWRHMIFAGSTLLVTALANTATKHLFARVRPEVLSDPLTSYSMPSGHASGSFALFLTLAVLAGRGQPPRMRLTWLLLGCLPAAAIALSRVYLGAHWPTDVLAGAMLAACVCAASLWLNQRQGPLNALPPRVWWWVLPTLGALFALFALRHLPHAMLRYAY; this is translated from the coding sequence ATGGGCCCATGGCTCGATAGCGTGACCGGTTGGTTGACGGTCAACCCGCAATGGCTGGCAGCCGCGGTATTCATCGTGGCTTGCGTCGAATGCCTGGCAATCGCCGGGCTGATCGTACCGGGCACGGTGTTGTTGTTTGCCGTCGCGGTACTGGCCGGCAGCGGCGCGCTGTCGCTGGGTGAAACCCTGCTTTTGGGTTTTCTGGGCGGCGTACTCGGCGACGTGGTGTCGTACTTTCTCGGGCGACACTTCCACCAGAACATCCGACGCTTGCCGGGCTTGCGCCACCACCCTGAATGGATTGGCAGCGCCGAAGCCTATTTCCAGCGCTACGGGATTGCCAGCCTGCTGGTCGGGCGCTTTATCGGCCCGTTGCGGCCAATGCTGCCGATGGTCGCAGGGATGTTCGACATGCCGTTCCCGCGCTTCTTTGCCGTGAGCCTGCTGGCCGGCGCCGGTTGGTCGGTGGCGTATCTGTTGCCGGGCTGGGCCACCGGCGCGGCCATCCGCCTGCCGTTGCCCGAAGGTTTCTGGCCGCAGGCAGGTGTCGTGGTCGGCAGCCTTGCCGTGTTGATCGGCTTGAGCATCAATAGCAGCCTGCGACAGCACCGCAAGGCCACGCTATTGATTGCCGGCCTGAGCCTGGCGATTCTGACCGGGCTGTTTCTCGGTTATCCGCACTTGAGTGCCCTTGACCAGGGCCTGATGACGCTGGTGCAGGAGCATCGCAGCCCGATGCTTGATGAAATCGCCGTTGGCGTGACCCAGCTTGGCGAGTTCCGCAACATGCTGGTGATCAGCGCAGCGCTGACGATCCTGCTGCTGGTCACGAAGCAATGGCGACACATGATCTTCGCGGGCAGCACGTTGCTGGTCACCGCGCTGGCGAACACGGCGACCAAGCACCTGTTCGCCCGCGTGCGCCCGGAAGTCTTGAGCGACCCGCTGACCAGCTACAGCATGCCCAGCGGTCATGCCTCCGGTTCGTTTGCGTTGTTCCTGACCCTGGCGGTGCTTGCCGGCCGGGGCCAGCCACCGCGCATGCGCCTGACGTGGCTGCTGCTCGGCTGCTTGCCGGCGGCGGCCATTGCCCTGTCGCGGGTGTATCTGGGCGCTCACTGGCCCACCGATGTGCTGGCCGGGGCCATGCTCGCCGCCTGCGTGTGCGCCGCCAGCCTGTGGCTGAATCAGCGCCAGGGTCCACTCAACGCGCTACCACCCAGGGTCTGGTGGTGGGTACTGCCGACATTGGGCGCATTGTTTGCACTGTTCGCACTCCGGCACTTGCCCCATGCGATGTTGCGATACGCGTACTGA
- a CDS encoding calcium-binding protein, translated as MHWERRHWPVSALPARSALVAGALLILGARIYGAARQVDDIDDYIALSTHERWRSGWFAFTGQALDTDVMDRYLIARTDANYRQRLTQAARGWLDGELKDSVEAVVLGNYQIELQPAKHWKLEWDAAAGERPYTDVKEPVVKETDDVYDARQGLDAIPGVITGTTAQDKAIFWQLGGGNDRVVGVKDKPNYFLYGAGGKQFTGGDKDDQFIFQSADSLLDTKNGADSHLHGGAGSDTLQLLGNASQDTARRGFHIDLENGTLSLRANPDRTPVTLESIENVETLAGASSHVTGSAQANRIVLRGTDERTNAGAGDDQLHVRGFDCHVNGEAGIDRYTIADATGTTTITEDGQDESLIEMGWAFERIQTWHIDGTALVMTALHGPDGELPQTCVTIRGVYRQLADKRELKNDKLLFVTRDGYSLKADLPQHLDGHGTTAINVIILKAGPAKPAPPPLKGGEYSIPATPDASYFLCRHQPSTVLNVQGENDTLTSTLHVGYDSHEIEAVDAGYTVTSTRVGNFDYLNYHDVDLTLRFTDQKQLTFKHLARNRSSVGTHVGGSLRASGMMLNHGFILIMRDGESFRLKTPEHSYVDDHRHPGRKRVEARRSLGYRAGKYLLAQPAYYRAIVLGTQAQRVDIDPVPQSAIYLLQGQASTYDIYPAADTLLRLSTPGAASKTSNASHWNIHTQHLSEQIEHPHIRLTDSQLRIGNINVLLPDVDDPDVALETLHIFTSSGHRYDIDLAFGLVYWAQVEGRAYASPEALLSELRQHQRTNAPMAELLPLRHLRLNDGKAAALYYDGTTQNLTVEGDWSRTLDATDVYIVPMPPAPDTVEP; from the coding sequence TTGCACTGGGAACGGCGGCACTGGCCGGTTTCGGCGCTGCCGGCCCGGTCGGCCCTCGTCGCCGGAGCCCTGCTGATTCTGGGCGCACGAATCTATGGCGCCGCCCGTCAGGTTGACGACATTGACGATTACATCGCCCTGAGTACTCATGAACGCTGGCGGTCGGGCTGGTTCGCGTTCACCGGGCAAGCGCTGGACACCGATGTCATGGATCGTTACCTGATCGCCCGCACCGATGCCAACTACCGCCAACGACTCACCCAGGCCGCGAGAGGCTGGCTCGATGGCGAGTTGAAGGACAGCGTCGAAGCGGTGGTCCTGGGCAACTATCAGATCGAGTTGCAACCGGCCAAGCACTGGAAACTTGAATGGGACGCCGCCGCAGGCGAGCGCCCTTACACCGACGTCAAAGAACCGGTCGTGAAGGAAACGGATGACGTTTACGACGCCCGCCAGGGCCTGGACGCTATCCCCGGCGTCATTACCGGCACAACGGCCCAGGACAAGGCCATTTTCTGGCAACTGGGCGGTGGGAACGACCGTGTTGTCGGGGTCAAGGACAAACCCAACTACTTCCTCTACGGCGCGGGCGGGAAGCAGTTCACCGGTGGGGACAAGGACGATCAGTTCATCTTTCAGTCTGCCGACAGCCTGCTCGACACGAAAAACGGCGCTGACAGCCACCTGCATGGCGGTGCTGGAAGTGACACGCTGCAACTGCTGGGGAACGCCTCGCAAGACACCGCTCGCCGGGGCTTCCACATTGATCTGGAAAACGGCACGCTGAGTTTGCGCGCCAACCCTGATCGCACTCCCGTGACCCTTGAATCAATCGAAAATGTCGAAACCCTGGCCGGGGCCTCCAGCCATGTGACCGGCTCTGCGCAAGCCAACCGGATTGTGTTGCGGGGGACCGACGAGCGTACCAATGCCGGCGCGGGCGACGATCAGCTCCATGTCCGGGGCTTCGATTGCCACGTCAACGGCGAGGCCGGCATCGACCGATATACCATCGCCGACGCAACGGGCACGACCACGATCACCGAGGACGGTCAGGACGAAAGCCTGATAGAAATGGGCTGGGCGTTCGAGCGCATTCAGACCTGGCACATCGACGGCACTGCGCTGGTGATGACCGCGTTGCACGGCCCTGACGGAGAACTGCCGCAAACCTGCGTGACGATCCGCGGCGTGTATCGACAACTGGCCGATAAGCGAGAACTGAAGAACGACAAATTGCTCTTCGTCACCCGTGACGGCTACTCGCTCAAAGCTGATTTACCGCAACACCTGGATGGCCACGGCACAACCGCCATCAACGTGATCATTCTGAAGGCCGGTCCGGCAAAACCGGCGCCCCCTCCGTTGAAGGGGGGTGAGTACTCAATTCCCGCCACGCCTGACGCCAGCTACTTCCTCTGTCGTCATCAACCTTCGACCGTACTGAACGTTCAGGGTGAAAACGACACCCTCACCAGCACCCTCCATGTGGGCTACGACAGTCACGAAATCGAAGCGGTGGACGCTGGCTACACCGTCACCTCGACCCGCGTGGGCAACTTCGACTATCTGAACTACCACGACGTCGACCTGACGCTGCGTTTCACCGATCAGAAGCAGCTGACCTTCAAGCACCTGGCGCGCAATCGTTCGAGCGTGGGAACCCATGTCGGTGGCAGCCTGAGAGCATCGGGGATGATGCTCAATCACGGTTTCATCCTGATCATGCGTGACGGCGAATCCTTTCGACTCAAGACACCTGAACACTCCTACGTCGATGACCATCGACACCCAGGCAGAAAACGTGTCGAGGCACGTCGCTCGCTGGGATATCGCGCCGGCAAATACCTGCTGGCACAACCGGCGTATTACCGCGCCATCGTGCTCGGTACACAGGCGCAACGCGTGGATATCGACCCGGTCCCTCAATCGGCGATTTACCTCCTGCAAGGGCAGGCCTCGACCTACGACATTTACCCGGCAGCGGACACCCTGCTCAGGCTCTCAACCCCTGGTGCCGCGTCGAAGACCTCCAATGCCTCCCACTGGAACATCCACACCCAGCACCTGAGCGAGCAGATCGAGCACCCACACATCCGCCTGACGGACTCGCAACTACGGATCGGCAACATCAACGTGCTGTTACCCGACGTTGACGATCCTGATGTTGCGCTGGAAACCCTCCACATCTTTACCTCTTCCGGGCATCGATACGACATCGACCTGGCGTTTGGCCTGGTGTATTGGGCGCAGGTCGAGGGGCGCGCTTATGCCAGTCCCGAAGCCCTGCTGTCGGAGCTCAGGCAGCATCAACGCACCAACGCGCCCATGGCCGAACTGTTACCCCTGCGGCACTTGCGCCTGAATGACGGCAAAGCCGCTGCCCTGTACTACGACGGTACGACCCAGAACCTGACGGTCGAAGGCGACTGGTCAAGAACGCTGGATGCCACAGACGTTTACATCGTGCCAATGCCCCCCGCACCCGACACTGTCGAGCCATGA
- a CDS encoding LON peptidase substrate-binding domain-containing protein, with protein sequence MNLALFPLNTVLFPGCILDLQIFEARYLDMIGRCMKQGAGFGVVCILDGDEVGIAPEGYALVGCEALITDFKQQDNGLLGIRVQGGRRFNVLRTEVQRDQLTVADVEWLEDEPEQPLQEEDADLLALLKALAEHPMVEALNMGTEATGQQSLANQLAYLLPFSELDKIDLLQLDDPQQRLDAIQALLDELQGELFA encoded by the coding sequence ATGAACCTGGCGCTTTTTCCTCTCAATACCGTGCTGTTTCCGGGCTGCATCCTCGATTTGCAGATCTTCGAGGCGCGCTACCTGGACATGATCGGCCGCTGCATGAAGCAGGGGGCAGGCTTTGGCGTGGTGTGCATCCTCGATGGCGACGAGGTCGGCATCGCCCCCGAGGGTTATGCACTGGTGGGGTGCGAGGCCTTGATCACCGATTTCAAACAGCAGGACAACGGCCTGCTGGGCATTCGTGTCCAGGGCGGGCGCCGCTTCAACGTGCTGCGCACCGAAGTGCAGCGTGACCAGTTGACGGTCGCCGATGTCGAGTGGCTTGAAGACGAACCCGAACAACCCTTGCAGGAGGAAGACGCCGACCTGCTCGCCTTGCTCAAGGCCCTGGCCGAACATCCGATGGTCGAAGCCCTGAATATGGGCACCGAAGCCACCGGCCAGCAATCGCTGGCCAATCAACTTGCGTATTTATTGCCGTTTTCCGAGCTGGACAAGATTGATCTGCTGCAACTGGATGATCCGCAGCAACGCCTGGATGCGATCCAGGCGTTGCTCGACGAGTTGCAAGGCGAGTTGTTCGCCTAG
- a CDS encoding LrgB family protein, which yields MMFDWQGAWAAVIHHPLFGIGITLGAYQLVLAAFEKTRWIFLQPVLVSMLLVIGVLLGCGLSYAEYRKSTEILSVLLGPATVALAVPLYLNLRRIRQLFWPIFTTLVIGGVVATGMGVLLGWWFGAEHMILMTMAPKSVTSPIAMLVAEQIGGVAALAAVFVLITGVIGAIFGPSLLTRLGVHGPEARGMALGMTAHAVGTSVALQESEECGAFAALSMSLMGVATAVFLPLAVSMVV from the coding sequence ATGATGTTCGACTGGCAGGGCGCCTGGGCGGCGGTGATTCACCATCCGTTGTTCGGCATCGGTATTACCCTGGGCGCATATCAGTTGGTGCTGGCGGCGTTCGAGAAAACCCGCTGGATCTTCCTGCAACCGGTGCTGGTGTCGATGTTGCTGGTGATCGGCGTGCTGCTCGGTTGTGGCCTGAGCTATGCCGAGTACCGCAAGAGCACCGAGATTCTCAGTGTCCTGCTGGGGCCGGCCACGGTCGCCCTCGCGGTGCCGCTGTACCTCAATCTGCGACGGATTCGGCAGTTGTTCTGGCCGATATTTACTACGCTGGTGATAGGCGGCGTAGTGGCCACCGGCATGGGCGTGTTGCTGGGCTGGTGGTTTGGCGCCGAGCACATGATCCTGATGACCATGGCGCCCAAGTCGGTGACGTCGCCGATTGCCATGCTGGTGGCCGAGCAGATCGGCGGTGTAGCGGCGCTGGCGGCAGTGTTCGTGTTGATCACGGGCGTGATCGGGGCGATCTTCGGGCCAAGTCTTCTGACCCGTCTGGGTGTTCATGGCCCTGAGGCGCGGGGCATGGCGCTGGGCATGACGGCCCATGCGGTCGGCACGTCGGTAGCGTTGCAGGAAAGTGAGGAGTGCGGCGCGTTCGCCGCCTTGTCGATGAGTTTGATGGGCGTGGCCACGGCGGTGTTCCTGCCGCTGGCGGTGTCGATGGTGGTTTAA
- a CDS encoding CidA/LrgA family protein, with translation MLLRGLTWLVLFQLLGTAINHLFLPVLPGPIVGLLLMLVFLIVRGEVGEPLSQAASSLLRYLPLLLVPPAVGVMVYAADIAADFWAIVGALVLSLVLSMAFAGVLMQRLVRRQARREDGQ, from the coding sequence ATGTTGTTACGTGGCCTGACCTGGCTGGTGCTGTTTCAATTGCTCGGCACGGCCATCAACCATTTGTTTTTGCCGGTGCTGCCGGGGCCGATTGTCGGCCTGCTGCTGATGCTGGTTTTTCTGATTGTGCGCGGTGAAGTCGGTGAGCCGCTGAGTCAGGCGGCGAGCAGTTTGCTGCGTTATCTGCCGTTGCTGCTGGTACCGCCCGCCGTGGGCGTGATGGTGTATGCCGCCGATATTGCTGCGGATTTCTGGGCCATCGTCGGTGCGCTGGTGCTGTCGCTGGTGCTGTCCATGGCGTTCGCCGGGGTGCTGATGCAGCGTCTGGTCAGGCGCCAGGCACGGCGGGAGGACGGGCAATGA
- a CDS encoding MaoC family dehydratase produces MPYVPVAELKDYVGKELGRSEWLTIDQDRINLFAEATGDYQFIHVDPVKAAKTPFGGTIAHGFLSLSLIPKLMEDILILPQGLKMAVNYGLDSVRFIQPVKVDSRVRLKVDLAEVTEKKPGQWLLKATATLEIEGSDKPAYIAEPLSLCFV; encoded by the coding sequence ATGCCCTATGTTCCCGTAGCAGAGCTCAAAGATTATGTCGGCAAGGAACTCGGACGTTCCGAATGGCTCACCATCGATCAGGACCGCATCAACCTGTTCGCCGAAGCCACTGGCGATTATCAGTTCATCCACGTTGATCCGGTCAAGGCGGCGAAGACCCCGTTTGGCGGCACCATTGCCCACGGTTTCCTGTCGCTGTCACTGATCCCCAAGCTGATGGAAGACATCCTGATCCTGCCGCAAGGCCTGAAGATGGCAGTCAACTACGGCCTGGACAGCGTGCGCTTTATTCAACCGGTGAAGGTCGATTCCCGGGTCCGGCTCAAGGTCGACCTGGCCGAGGTCACCGAGAAGAAACCCGGCCAATGGCTACTCAAGGCCACCGCCACCCTGGAAATCGAAGGTTCGGACAAACCGGCGTACATCGCTGAACCATTGTCGCTGTGCTTCGTCTGA
- a CDS encoding C13 family peptidase: MRSLVPLALTLLLTACGDGESLLPPDARLPDGGRYRGDLVNGLLQGQGRIDYPNGSWYAGQFDKGQWHGQGEWHGSNGEVYRGEFQQGLFQGQGTLTTTGSSYTGGFKLGRRDGEGTLKENAMTYRGEFKADQYSGLGRLELDDGSQYQGQFAHGKPNGEGQRSDGNGNQFTGHFVDGQLESNGTFNSADGDIYVGGFKQNQLNGKGRYENADGDVWIGQFKDGALNGKGELIGADGSHYTGQFSDWRFTGSGRLNLPDGSFYIGQFDSDSYQGQGTLVLIDGTVQSGYWANGQRVRDADGRLLPDSLELGLLAQGRLVEQALAAVPASTPAVELYTLTLGGDGKQSVFLRESDYVSNMLASRFGARGQIRLVNHRDHLVDRPMATRENLRRAALTLAERSGPEDLLFIYLTSHGTSDHELVLDQPRMELADLPADELASVLAPLKNRDKIIVISACYSGGFIPALKDEHTLIMTASRADRVSFGCSEEADFTYFGDALFAQALNQTDDLQQAFNQAKATVAERELADNFEASEPQIWAPKTVIAHWQLLRKQQAQKALQSAAIASKEAKSN; encoded by the coding sequence ATGCGCTCACTTGTACCCCTTGCTCTGACCCTGTTGCTCACTGCGTGTGGTGATGGCGAATCGCTGTTGCCGCCTGACGCACGCCTGCCCGATGGCGGCCGTTATCGCGGCGATCTGGTCAATGGGCTGTTACAGGGCCAGGGCCGCATCGACTACCCGAACGGCAGTTGGTACGCCGGGCAGTTCGACAAGGGCCAGTGGCATGGCCAGGGTGAATGGCATGGCAGCAACGGCGAAGTCTATCGCGGGGAATTCCAGCAAGGGCTGTTTCAGGGCCAGGGCACGCTGACCACCACCGGCAGCAGTTACACCGGCGGCTTCAAGCTCGGGCGGCGTGACGGTGAAGGCACCCTTAAAGAAAATGCCATGACTTACCGTGGCGAATTCAAGGCCGATCAATATTCAGGGCTCGGTCGTCTCGAACTCGACGACGGCAGCCAGTATCAAGGCCAGTTCGCCCATGGCAAACCCAACGGCGAAGGCCAGCGCAGCGATGGCAACGGCAACCAGTTCACCGGGCATTTTGTCGACGGTCAGCTGGAAAGCAACGGCACGTTCAACAGCGCCGACGGCGACATCTACGTCGGTGGTTTCAAACAGAATCAGCTGAACGGCAAGGGCCGCTACGAAAACGCCGATGGCGACGTCTGGATCGGTCAGTTCAAGGACGGCGCACTGAACGGCAAGGGCGAGTTGATCGGTGCCGACGGCAGCCATTACACCGGCCAGTTCAGTGACTGGCGCTTCACTGGCTCCGGTCGCCTGAATCTGCCGGATGGCAGTTTCTACATCGGCCAGTTCGACAGCGACAGCTACCAGGGCCAGGGCACACTGGTGCTCATCGACGGCACGGTACAGAGCGGCTACTGGGCCAACGGCCAGCGCGTGCGCGATGCCGACGGCAGGTTGCTGCCCGACAGCCTCGAACTTGGTTTGCTGGCGCAGGGTCGCCTGGTCGAGCAAGCCTTGGCCGCAGTGCCGGCTTCCACGCCGGCGGTCGAGTTGTACACGCTGACGCTGGGCGGCGACGGCAAACAAAGTGTGTTCCTGCGTGAGTCCGATTACGTCAGCAACATGCTCGCCAGCCGCTTCGGCGCCCGTGGCCAGATTCGCCTGGTCAACCATCGCGACCATCTCGTCGACCGGCCGATGGCCACCCGCGAGAACCTGCGCCGCGCCGCCCTGACGCTGGCCGAACGCAGCGGTCCGGAAGACTTGCTGTTCATCTACCTGACCAGCCACGGCACCAGCGACCATGAACTGGTGCTCGACCAGCCGCGCATGGAGCTGGCCGACCTGCCGGCCGATGAACTGGCGAGCGTCCTTGCTCCGCTGAAAAACCGCGACAAAATCATCGTGATCTCGGCCTGCTACTCCGGCGGGTTCATACCCGCACTCAAGGACGAACACACCCTGATCATGACGGCCTCGAGAGCCGACCGAGTGTCCTTCGGCTGCTCGGAAGAGGCCGACTTCACGTACTTCGGCGATGCGTTGTTCGCCCAGGCACTGAACCAGACCGACGACTTGCAGCAAGCCTTCAACCAGGCCAAGGCCACCGTTGCCGAACGCGAACTGGCGGACAACTTCGAAGCCTCCGAGCCACAAATCTGGGCACCGAAAACCGTCATTGCCCACTGGCAACTGCTGCGCAAACAGCAAGCGCAAAAGGCCCTGCAAAGTGCCGCGATTGCCAGCAAGGAAGCAAAGAGCAACTAA
- a CDS encoding oxidoreductase, whose amino-acid sequence MYLTPQHILLAGATGLTGEHLLDRLLNEPTISRVLAPSRRPLAEHPHLENPVGDPAVFLPQLSGRVDIAYCCLGTTIKQAGSEQAFRAVDLDMVVAFAKRAREMGARHLIVISAIGADPKSSVFYNRVKGEMEQALKAQDWPQLTICRPSLLLGDRLEPRLAERVVGPLSKLIPGKYRGIEACQLARAMWRLALEEQDGVRIVESDELRKLGK is encoded by the coding sequence ATGTACTTGACGCCTCAGCACATCCTGCTCGCCGGAGCGACCGGACTGACCGGTGAACACCTGCTCGACCGCCTGCTCAATGAACCCACCATCAGCCGCGTGCTGGCGCCATCACGCCGCCCACTGGCCGAACACCCGCACCTGGAAAACCCGGTCGGCGATCCCGCCGTGTTTCTTCCACAACTCAGTGGCCGGGTCGATATCGCCTATTGCTGCCTGGGCACCACGATCAAACAGGCCGGTTCCGAACAGGCCTTCCGGGCGGTGGACCTCGACATGGTCGTGGCCTTCGCCAAACGCGCTCGGGAGATGGGCGCACGGCACCTGATCGTGATCAGCGCCATCGGCGCCGACCCTAAATCCTCGGTGTTCTACAACCGCGTCAAAGGGGAAATGGAGCAAGCGCTCAAGGCTCAGGACTGGCCGCAGTTGACCATTTGCCGCCCTTCCCTGTTGCTCGGCGATCGCCTTGAACCTCGCCTGGCCGAGCGAGTGGTCGGGCCGCTGTCCAAACTGATTCCCGGCAAGTACCGCGGCATCGAAGCCTGCCAACTGGCCCGCGCCATGTGGCGCCTGGCGCTGGAAGAACAGGACGGCGTGCGGATTGTCGAGTCGGACGAGTTGCGCAAGTTAGGTAAGTAA